The following proteins are encoded in a genomic region of Paenibacillus sp. FSL R7-0273:
- the rsgA gene encoding ribosome small subunit-dependent GTPase A: protein MTDLKTYGYIETEDIQEGLVPGRVTELRRERFTVMTGHGEVTAVLKGAFYHGADMRSDFPCVGDFVLLQHNGSGDSLIVTVLPRRSKFSRADYSGHAAGYAKTIREQVVATNFDYVFIVTSLNLDFNVTRIIRYLTQVRQSGGQPVVILTKADLVEDYHPLLAEVISSIPGVPVHAICSHSRLGLDQLAPYLMPGKTAVFLGMSGVGKSSLLNALMEQDVMKVQSIREADSRGRHTTTHRQLFMLPSGTMVIDTPGMRELGLFDAGEGLQASFSDVEEWFAKCRFADCRHVAEPGCAVLAALEDGTLPRERLEHYLTQQHEHKYVQKRTKQTKTNGGWKK from the coding sequence ATGACCGATTTAAAAACCTATGGCTATATTGAAACAGAGGATATTCAAGAAGGATTAGTGCCCGGCAGAGTGACGGAGCTGCGGCGCGAGCGTTTTACTGTTATGACCGGACACGGCGAAGTTACGGCTGTGCTCAAAGGGGCCTTTTATCACGGTGCTGATATGCGCTCAGATTTTCCATGCGTCGGTGATTTCGTCCTGCTGCAGCACAACGGAAGCGGAGATTCGCTCATCGTTACCGTACTCCCCCGCCGCTCCAAGTTCTCACGCGCTGATTACTCCGGGCATGCTGCAGGCTATGCCAAAACCATCCGGGAGCAGGTCGTCGCCACCAACTTTGATTATGTGTTTATAGTGACTTCGCTTAACCTGGATTTCAACGTAACCCGAATTATACGGTATTTGACCCAAGTCAGACAGAGCGGCGGCCAGCCGGTCGTTATTTTGACCAAAGCTGATCTCGTTGAAGATTATCATCCCCTGCTCGCAGAAGTTATAAGTAGCATTCCCGGTGTGCCGGTTCACGCCATTTGCAGTCATTCCCGCCTGGGGCTGGACCAACTCGCACCTTACCTGATGCCGGGCAAAACTGCCGTCTTTCTCGGCATGTCCGGTGTCGGCAAATCCTCACTGTTAAATGCATTGATGGAACAGGATGTAATGAAGGTCCAGTCCATCCGGGAGGCTGACAGCAGGGGGCGGCATACGACAACACACCGTCAGCTGTTCATGCTCCCCTCCGGCACGATGGTCATTGATACGCCGGGGATGCGTGAGCTTGGGCTTTTTGATGCCGGTGAAGGCTTACAAGCAAGCTTTAGTGATGTGGAGGAATGGTTTGCGAAGTGCCGCTTCGCCGATTGCCGTCATGTGGCCGAGCCGGGCTGTGCCGTTCTAGCCGCACTGGAAGACGGTACGTTGCCGCGTGAACGCTTGGAGCATTATCTTACCCAGCAGCATGAGCACAAATATGTCCAGAAAAGAACGAAGCAAACCAAAACAAACGGGGGATGGAAAAAATGA
- a CDS encoding aminoglycoside phosphotransferase family protein, with product MNITNETLIYALSQQFKKNIITADYQTVALQGGTVGNVHLVTGTAEAADGEKLPYRVVLKIQKQWERYNDPGSWRREYDLYSSDLGDTFPDTFRWPECYHAEMNTGQNEYQLWLEFIDGVSGLDLTGDMYEQAALELGRYQGKLYAEQPAVLESLTNLSRADLVKNTYLHYRSWPLVYDYIRSEECEFPQHVRQMMIDIDEHADDIFARIEQLPLVLCHRDFWVTNLIYSGGTIALIDWDTSGWGYLGEDLASLLADEVDLNHMIEYYQRCVPAYYKGFAEHADTPPVTEHCVCELILIIFGYRLVEGYLHAKNEDGKLLNLQTLQKIYEMKNTPVLS from the coding sequence ATGAATATTACAAACGAAACACTGATATATGCCTTAAGCCAACAGTTTAAGAAGAATATTATCACAGCTGACTACCAGACCGTAGCTTTACAGGGCGGAACTGTGGGAAATGTGCATTTGGTAACAGGAACCGCCGAAGCTGCTGATGGAGAGAAGCTGCCGTACCGTGTCGTGCTGAAGATCCAGAAACAATGGGAGCGCTACAATGATCCGGGGTCATGGCGCCGGGAGTATGATCTCTATTCATCTGACTTGGGAGATACCTTCCCGGATACCTTCCGCTGGCCGGAATGCTATCACGCTGAAATGAATACCGGGCAGAATGAATATCAGCTGTGGCTGGAATTCATCGATGGCGTATCCGGCTTAGACTTGACCGGTGACATGTATGAGCAGGCTGCACTGGAGTTAGGGCGTTATCAGGGCAAGCTGTATGCGGAGCAGCCTGCTGTACTGGAGAGTCTAACCAACTTGAGCCGGGCGGATCTCGTGAAGAACACGTACCTGCATTACCGGTCCTGGCCGCTCGTCTACGACTATATCCGTTCGGAGGAATGTGAATTCCCGCAGCATGTGCGTCAGATGATGATTGATATCGATGAACACGCTGACGATATTTTCGCCCGCATCGAGCAATTGCCGCTTGTGCTGTGCCACCGGGACTTCTGGGTGACCAATCTGATCTATTCAGGCGGGACAATAGCGCTCATCGACTGGGATACCTCCGGATGGGGCTACCTGGGCGAGGATCTCGCCAGCCTGCTTGCGGATGAAGTGGATCTTAATCACATGATCGAATACTACCAGCGGTGCGTCCCTGCGTACTACAAAGGCTTTGCAGAGCATGCGGATACTCCCCCTGTGACAGAGCATTGCGTTTGCGAGCTGATCCTGATCATTTTCGGGTACAGGCTTGTGGAAGGGTATCTCCATGCAAAGAACGAAGACGGGAAGCTGCTTAACCTCCAGACACTCCAAAAAATCTATGAAATGAAGAACACTCCTGTCCTGAGCTGA
- a CDS encoding DMT family transporter gives MKSYMYLAMAICFEIFGTTMLKLSDGFTNLLPGLGVVVGMGLSFFCLSMSLRVIPLSFAYAVWSGVGTAITALLGVVVWGDPFTFVSFIGIAAIIGGVVLLNASNHPEKAPQG, from the coding sequence TTGAAAAGTTACATGTACCTGGCTATGGCCATCTGCTTTGAAATATTCGGGACAACGATGCTTAAGTTATCGGACGGGTTCACGAATCTGCTGCCCGGGTTGGGTGTAGTAGTGGGGATGGGGTTATCTTTTTTCTGCTTATCCATGAGTCTGCGGGTTATTCCCCTAAGCTTCGCATATGCGGTCTGGTCAGGCGTCGGGACAGCTATTACAGCCCTGCTTGGTGTGGTGGTGTGGGGCGATCCGTTCACCTTTGTGTCCTTCATCGGTATCGCGGCCATCATCGGCGGTGTGGTGCTGCTGAATGCTTCTAATCATCCGGAGAAAGCTCCACAGGGATAA
- a CDS encoding DMT family transporter has product MNPFVLLAFAIVSEVCGSSLLKLTNGFRRLYPSLGVVIGLGSAFYFLSLALQSISLGTAYAIWSGAGTALTAMVGVFFYKERLNRKKILGLLLIIGGVITLKLATGGAH; this is encoded by the coding sequence GTGAACCCCTTTGTGTTATTGGCTTTTGCCATCGTGTCAGAGGTCTGCGGCAGCTCGCTGCTCAAATTAACCAACGGCTTCAGACGGCTATATCCATCTCTTGGGGTGGTAATTGGACTCGGCTCAGCCTTTTACTTTCTGTCGCTGGCGCTGCAGTCGATCTCACTCGGCACGGCTTATGCGATCTGGTCCGGGGCGGGTACGGCGTTAACGGCCATGGTTGGAGTATTCTTTTATAAAGAACGGCTTAACCGGAAAAAAATACTAGGACTGCTGCTGATCATCGGCGGTGTCATTACACTGAAGCTTGCTACAGGCGGGGCGCATTGA
- a CDS encoding TetR/AcrR family transcriptional regulator translates to MNVNSRRGVILTAASLIIRSQGVEKLTLEAVAREAGVSKGGLLHHFPNKNALIQGLVEELTDGFVTDVQERAAASAVNDGKWSRAYTESVACDIKDGNGISTALTAALFSKPELLEKLQEQYALWQKDIENDGIDPVRSTIVRLAADGLWFSEMFSLGKLDAELREQVIQELLKMTV, encoded by the coding sequence ATGAACGTTAATTCCAGGCGGGGGGTTATTTTGACGGCCGCATCCTTAATTATCAGGAGCCAGGGAGTGGAGAAGCTTACGCTCGAGGCGGTTGCCAGGGAGGCCGGTGTTAGTAAGGGCGGGCTGCTGCACCATTTTCCGAATAAAAATGCTTTGATCCAGGGGCTGGTCGAAGAGCTGACGGACGGGTTCGTGACCGATGTCCAGGAGCGGGCGGCGGCTTCAGCTGTTAATGATGGTAAGTGGAGCAGGGCATACACGGAGTCTGTGGCCTGTGATATCAAGGACGGGAACGGGATCAGCACGGCGCTGACCGCGGCGCTTTTCAGTAAGCCCGAGCTGCTTGAGAAGCTGCAGGAGCAATATGCGCTATGGCAAAAAGACATTGAAAACGACGGGATCGACCCGGTGCGTTCCACCATTGTACGGCTGGCCGCCGACGGCCTGTGGTTCTCTGAAATGTTCAGCTTAGGGAAGCTGGATGCGGAGCTGCGCGAACAGGTCATACAGGAACTGCTCAAAATGACGGTGTAG
- a CDS encoding ABC transporter ATP-binding protein, with translation MNTKETWKRLLNYTRQYRGISVGAVICAILSVAASLVGPLLIGRAIDRMIGPDNVDFPEILRLLLVLGAVYVVGSFFGWLLTYYTNKIAYKTVYDLRHDLFDKLDTLPLKFHDNHPQGDSISRFVNDMDAVSDGLLQGFSTLLTGIVTIAGAIGFMLYISPVMTVVVLLSAPVTYYVAKFITTRSQKLFREQAKILGGLNGYVEEIVGGQKVVQAYHYEDRSFARFSERNNELYQTGVKSQFYGSLANPTTRLVNNITFSVIAMIGSVLVIGGHFSVGELSSFLIYSNLFAKPFNEITGVITQLQSATASAQRVFKILDRVPEIPDAQGAHVLGVSQGTITFDKVSFAYTPERPLIRNFSLEVKPGTRVAIVGQTGAGKTTLVNLLMRFYDVDSGSIRIDGVDINHITRDSLRQNFGMVLQDTWLFGGSIRDNIAYGKPEATDEEVIAAAKAASAHSFIKRLPEGYATKISGSGDNLSQGQKQLLTIARVMLADPPMLILDEATSSIDTLTEIRIQKAFLRMISGRTSFVIAHRLSTIRESDIILYMKDGDIVESGTHEGLLASGGHYANLYNSQFAAV, from the coding sequence ATGAATACCAAAGAAACATGGAAGAGACTGCTGAATTATACAAGGCAATACCGCGGTATTTCTGTGGGGGCCGTGATTTGCGCCATCCTGAGCGTGGCTGCCAGTCTGGTCGGTCCGCTGCTGATCGGGCGGGCTATCGACCGGATGATCGGGCCGGACAATGTTGATTTTCCGGAAATTCTCCGGCTGCTGCTGGTTCTGGGCGCTGTTTATGTGGTTGGCAGCTTTTTCGGCTGGCTTTTGACCTACTACACCAACAAAATTGCTTATAAAACGGTCTACGATTTGAGACATGATTTATTTGATAAACTGGATACCCTGCCGCTGAAGTTCCACGACAATCACCCGCAGGGCGACAGCATCAGCAGGTTTGTCAACGATATGGATGCCGTCTCTGACGGGCTGCTGCAGGGCTTCTCGACGCTGCTGACTGGTATTGTTACGATTGCCGGTGCCATCGGCTTTATGCTCTATATCAGTCCGGTTATGACTGTGGTGGTGCTATTATCCGCGCCGGTGACCTATTATGTCGCCAAATTCATTACTACACGCTCCCAGAAGCTGTTCCGCGAGCAGGCGAAGATTCTCGGCGGACTTAACGGCTATGTAGAGGAAATTGTCGGCGGGCAAAAGGTTGTGCAGGCCTACCATTATGAGGACCGCTCTTTTGCACGCTTTTCTGAACGCAACAATGAGCTGTATCAGACCGGGGTCAAATCGCAGTTTTACGGCTCGCTGGCTAATCCGACAACCCGGCTGGTCAATAACATTACATTCTCAGTCATTGCAATGATCGGCAGTGTGCTGGTGATCGGAGGACATTTCTCGGTCGGGGAACTGTCGAGCTTCCTGATCTACTCCAACCTGTTCGCTAAGCCGTTTAACGAAATCACCGGTGTTATCACCCAGCTGCAATCGGCGACGGCTTCGGCCCAGCGGGTGTTCAAGATTCTCGATAGGGTGCCGGAAATACCGGATGCTCAGGGCGCTCATGTGCTTGGTGTAAGTCAGGGGACGATCACTTTTGACAAGGTAAGCTTTGCTTATACGCCTGAGCGGCCGCTGATCCGTAATTTCAGTCTTGAAGTGAAGCCGGGTACCCGTGTTGCCATTGTCGGCCAGACAGGAGCAGGGAAGACGACGCTCGTTAACCTGCTTATGCGCTTCTACGATGTGGATAGCGGCAGCATCCGGATTGACGGTGTGGATATTAATCACATCACCCGTGATAGCCTGCGGCAGAACTTCGGGATGGTGCTGCAGGATACGTGGCTGTTCGGCGGCTCGATCCGCGACAATATCGCCTATGGCAAGCCTGAGGCGACAGATGAAGAGGTTATTGCCGCTGCTAAGGCGGCGAGCGCCCACAGCTTCATCAAGCGGCTGCCCGAGGGCTACGCCACCAAGATCAGCGGCTCCGGGGACAATCTGTCCCAGGGCCAGAAGCAGCTGCTGACGATCGCCCGTGTCATGCTGGCCGATCCGCCGATGCTGATCCTGGATGAGGCGACCAGCAGCATTGATACGCTGACTGAAATCCGTATCCAGAAGGCTTTTCTGCGGATGATCTCCGGCCGGACCAGCTTCGTCATCGCCCACCGGCTGTCCACGATCCGCGAGTCGGATATTATCCTCTACATGAAGGACGGGGACATTGTCGAGAGCGGCACTCATGAGGGGCTGCTGGCCAGCGGCGGGCATTATGCGAACCTGTATAACAGCCAGTTTGCGGCGGTGTAA
- a CDS encoding ABC transporter ATP-binding protein, which translates to MFKIAVFLKPYKKEVILGPIFKLLEAMLELLLPTIVALIVNNGIGNQDSGYVYRMGGLMLLMTLLGFGCSMVCQYYAARASQGFGTSLRNKMFKHVSSLSYAELDKLGTPSLINRITNDVNQLQLAVAMLIRLVVRAPFICIGAIIMSMILDFRLSLILLAATPVFGVILYFIITRSSPLYRKYQQKLDHLALVLSENLSGIRVIRAFAKSRREKQRFAAASDDLTATAIRVGRIAAWLGPMTTLVVNAAIIAILWAGGWHIDAGRLSQGEIIAFINYVTQILLALIVVSNLVILFTKASSSANRVNEVLAAATSVPDKGNTAITATAAADVPLISFEQVSFGYNRTGELALEDITVKINQGQTVGLIGSTGSGKSTFVNLIPRFYDTVQGDIRIRGVNVKDYPLEQLRSLIGIVPQKALLFTGTIADNIRWGKQEATRDELMQAAAVAQAEEFISKLPEGLETPVARGGLNLSGGQKQRLTIARAVVGRPPVLILDDSSSALDFATDAALRKALKEYGREMTVLLVSQRVSTVQHADQIIVFDEGRIAGTGTHEELLASCAVYREICESQLSSQEVAQ; encoded by the coding sequence ATGTTTAAAATTGCTGTTTTTCTGAAACCGTACAAAAAAGAGGTCATTCTCGGTCCAATCTTCAAGCTGCTGGAAGCGATGCTGGAGCTGCTGCTCCCGACCATCGTGGCGCTGATTGTCAACAACGGCATCGGCAATCAGGATAGCGGATATGTGTACCGGATGGGCGGGCTGATGCTTCTGATGACCTTGCTTGGCTTCGGCTGCTCCATGGTCTGCCAATATTATGCCGCCCGTGCTTCACAGGGCTTCGGCACATCGCTGCGCAACAAGATGTTCAAGCATGTGTCCTCGCTCTCGTATGCGGAGCTGGATAAGCTTGGAACGCCCTCGCTGATCAACCGGATTACCAATGACGTGAACCAGCTGCAGCTGGCCGTAGCGATGCTGATCCGGCTGGTTGTCCGTGCGCCGTTCATCTGCATCGGGGCGATCATTATGTCGATGATTCTTGACTTCCGGCTGTCGCTCATACTGCTGGCGGCAACACCGGTGTTCGGGGTAATCCTGTATTTTATTATCACCCGCAGCAGCCCGCTCTACCGCAAATACCAGCAGAAGCTTGATCATCTGGCGCTGGTGCTGAGCGAAAATCTGTCCGGTATCCGCGTTATCCGCGCCTTTGCGAAATCGCGCCGCGAGAAGCAGCGTTTTGCCGCTGCGTCGGACGATCTGACTGCGACAGCGATCCGGGTCGGACGCATCGCCGCCTGGCTCGGACCGATGACGACACTGGTGGTCAATGCGGCGATTATTGCCATCCTCTGGGCAGGCGGCTGGCACATCGACGCCGGACGCCTCTCGCAGGGGGAGATTATCGCTTTTATCAACTATGTGACCCAGATTTTGCTGGCACTGATTGTCGTATCGAATCTGGTGATCCTGTTCACCAAGGCCTCATCCTCTGCTAACCGGGTTAATGAAGTATTGGCCGCAGCCACCTCGGTTCCGGATAAGGGGAATACCGCGATTACTGCGACAGCAGCCGCTGACGTTCCGCTTATCTCCTTCGAGCAGGTCTCCTTTGGTTATAACCGTACCGGCGAGCTTGCACTGGAGGACATCACGGTAAAGATAAACCAAGGCCAGACCGTCGGTCTGATCGGCAGTACCGGCTCCGGCAAGTCAACGTTTGTTAACCTGATCCCGCGTTTTTATGATACCGTTCAAGGGGATATCCGGATTAGGGGCGTGAACGTAAAGGATTACCCGCTGGAGCAGCTGCGGAGCCTGATAGGCATCGTACCGCAAAAAGCGCTGCTGTTCACCGGCACGATTGCCGATAACATCCGCTGGGGCAAGCAGGAGGCTACCCGTGACGAGCTTATGCAGGCTGCTGCGGTGGCTCAGGCGGAGGAGTTCATCAGCAAGCTCCCGGAAGGGCTGGAAACGCCGGTAGCCCGGGGCGGCCTGAATCTGTCAGGCGGACAGAAGCAGCGTCTGACCATTGCCCGCGCCGTAGTTGGCCGTCCGCCGGTTCTGATCCTGGACGATTCGTCCAGTGCACTTGACTTTGCAACAGATGCCGCGCTGCGCAAGGCGCTTAAGGAATACGGACGGGAGATGACCGTGCTGCTTGTATCTCAGCGGGTCAGCACGGTGCAGCATGCGGATCAGATTATTGTTTTTGACGAGGGACGGATTGCCGGAACCGGTACTCATGAGGAACTGCTTGCATCCTGCGCCGTTTACCGTGAGATTTGTGAATCACAGCTGTCCAGCCAGGAGGTGGCGCAATGA
- a CDS encoding LysR family transcriptional regulator, producing MDIRQLKYFLAIAEEGQITSAARRLQMAQPPLSQQLKLLEEELGVKLVERGPRSVQLTEAGMMLRVRAQQILELADSTTRELKDYVEGVSGTLSIGTVSSSAATLLQERLLEFHQLYSGVKFEIHEGNTYRILDLLSKGIVEIGIIRTPFSSTGLECIYTASEPMIAVMSPVYDWTDGRSDIEIGELQNQPLIVYRRFEQLIRETCLEHGFDPQFFCMNDDARTTLLWANAGLGVGIIPRSAYSLAANSNLVLKELRSDSLNTRVAAVWMKDKYLSAQAVKFIENFRQG from the coding sequence ATGGATATCCGCCAACTCAAATATTTTCTGGCTATTGCCGAGGAAGGCCAAATTACCTCAGCGGCACGCAGGCTGCAAATGGCCCAGCCGCCGCTCAGCCAGCAGCTTAAGCTGCTGGAGGAAGAACTGGGAGTCAAGCTGGTAGAGCGCGGTCCGCGCAGCGTACAGCTTACCGAAGCCGGAATGATGCTGCGCGTACGGGCTCAGCAGATTCTGGAGCTGGCGGATTCCACCACCCGCGAGCTGAAGGATTATGTAGAAGGCGTGTCCGGCACGCTCTCTATCGGCACAGTCTCTTCCTCTGCCGCCACGCTGCTGCAGGAGCGGCTGCTGGAGTTTCACCAGCTTTATTCAGGTGTAAAATTCGAGATCCATGAAGGCAATACGTACCGGATACTCGACCTGCTGAGCAAAGGCATCGTCGAAATAGGCATCATCCGTACCCCATTCAGCAGCACCGGGCTGGAATGTATTTATACGGCATCTGAACCTATGATTGCCGTGATGTCACCCGTTTATGACTGGACGGATGGAAGATCAGACATTGAGATAGGCGAGCTGCAGAACCAGCCGCTTATTGTCTACCGCCGGTTTGAGCAGCTGATCCGCGAGACCTGTCTGGAGCACGGCTTTGATCCGCAGTTTTTCTGCATGAATGATGATGCCCGTACGACCCTGCTATGGGCCAACGCGGGGCTCGGTGTCGGTATTATCCCCAGATCCGCCTACAGCCTTGCCGCCAACAGCAATCTTGTCCTCAAGGAGCTCCGCAGCGATTCGCTGAATACCCGGGTTGCGGCTGTCTGGATGAAGGATAAATACCTGTCCGCCCAGGCCGTGAAGTTTATAGAGAATTTCCGGCAGGGGTAA
- the htpG gene encoding molecular chaperone HtpG, translating into MSKKEFKAESKRLLEMMINSIYTQREIFLRELISNASDAIDKIYYKALADDSLVFNKEDYYIKVTADKDSRTLTISDTGIGMTQEELENNLGIIANSGSFAFKKDNEAKDGHNIIGQFGVGFYSAFMVAEDVTVISKALGSEQAYKWESQGADGYTIEPAEKDSVGTEITLKIKANTEDDNYDEFLEEYRLKAIIKKYSDFIRFPIKMDITGSKPKEGSEGEFEETKEEQTVNSMVPIWRKNKSELTEEDYTNFYNEKRYGFDKPLKHIHISADGAVVYNAILFIPENTPFDYYTKEYEKGLELYSNGVLIMNKCADLLPDYFSFVKGMVDSEDLSLNISRELLQHDRQLTLIAKNIKNKIKSQLLSLLKDEREQYETFYKSFGRQLKFGVYNDYGMEKETLQDLLMFYSSKEKKQVTLAEYVERMPEDQKYIYYASGESVERIEKLPQTEIVLDKGYEILYFTDDIDEFAIKMIMSYKEKEFRNVSSGDLGIEEDAADKPSEEEQNENKDLFEAMQGILSGKVKAVKASKRLKSHPVCLSTEGELTIEMEKILKAMPNGQEVQADKVLEINVNHDVFKSLKAAADSDKEKLGLYTNLLYNQALLIEGLQVNDPVQFTNDICKIMV; encoded by the coding sequence ATGTCTAAAAAAGAGTTCAAAGCCGAATCCAAACGACTACTGGAAATGATGATTAACTCCATCTATACACAGCGGGAAATCTTCCTGCGGGAGCTGATCTCCAACGCAAGCGATGCTATCGACAAAATCTATTACAAAGCACTAGCTGACGACAGCCTGGTGTTCAATAAAGAGGATTACTACATCAAAGTGACTGCCGACAAGGACAGCCGCACGCTGACCATTTCCGACACAGGGATCGGGATGACACAAGAGGAGCTGGAGAACAATCTGGGGATTATCGCGAACAGCGGCTCCTTTGCGTTCAAGAAGGATAACGAAGCCAAGGACGGCCATAACATTATCGGGCAGTTCGGGGTCGGCTTCTATTCTGCTTTTATGGTGGCAGAGGATGTTACGGTTATCAGTAAGGCACTGGGCAGCGAGCAGGCCTACAAGTGGGAATCCCAGGGGGCAGACGGTTATACGATCGAGCCTGCAGAGAAAGACAGCGTGGGTACTGAAATCACCCTCAAAATCAAAGCCAACACTGAAGACGACAACTACGACGAGTTCCTGGAAGAGTACCGCCTGAAAGCGATCATCAAGAAGTATTCCGACTTCATCCGTTTCCCGATCAAGATGGACATCACCGGCAGCAAGCCTAAGGAAGGCAGCGAAGGGGAGTTTGAGGAAACGAAGGAAGAGCAAACCGTCAACAGCATGGTGCCAATCTGGCGCAAGAACAAAAGCGAGCTGACTGAAGAGGACTACACCAACTTCTACAACGAGAAGCGCTACGGCTTCGACAAGCCGCTTAAGCATATCCATATCAGCGCCGATGGTGCGGTGGTATACAATGCGATTCTGTTCATTCCGGAGAACACACCTTTTGACTACTACACTAAGGAGTACGAAAAAGGCCTGGAGCTCTACTCCAATGGCGTGCTGATTATGAACAAATGTGCGGACCTGCTGCCGGACTACTTCAGCTTTGTTAAAGGGATGGTGGATTCCGAGGACCTGTCGCTCAACATCTCCCGCGAGCTGCTGCAGCATGACCGCCAGCTGACGCTGATTGCGAAGAACATCAAGAACAAGATTAAGAGCCAGCTCCTCAGCCTGCTGAAGGACGAGAGAGAGCAGTATGAGACGTTCTATAAATCTTTTGGCAGACAGCTGAAATTTGGCGTGTACAATGATTACGGTATGGAAAAAGAAACCCTTCAGGACCTGCTGATGTTCTACTCCTCCAAGGAGAAGAAACAGGTTACGCTGGCTGAATACGTGGAAAGAATGCCTGAAGACCAGAAGTATATCTACTATGCTTCCGGTGAGTCGGTAGAGCGGATCGAGAAGCTGCCGCAGACCGAAATCGTGCTCGACAAGGGCTATGAAATTCTCTACTTCACTGACGATATCGATGAATTCGCGATCAAGATGATCATGTCCTATAAGGAAAAAGAATTCAGAAACGTCTCGAGCGGCGACCTGGGCATCGAAGAGGATGCTGCGGACAAGCCGTCGGAAGAGGAGCAGAACGAGAACAAGGACCTGTTCGAAGCGATGCAGGGCATCCTGTCCGGCAAAGTGAAGGCAGTTAAAGCCTCCAAGCGCCTTAAGTCCCATCCGGTCTGCCTGTCCACTGAAGGCGAGCTGACCATTGAGATGGAAAAAATCCTCAAAGCAATGCCTAACGGCCAAGAGGTTCAGGCGGACAAGGTACTGGAAATCAACGTCAACCATGATGTCTTCAAATCACTCAAGGCTGCGGCTGACAGTGACAAAGAGAAGCTGGGCCTGTACACAAACCTGCTGTACAACCAGGCGCTGCTGATCGAAGGCCTGCAGGTTAATGATCCGGTACAGTTTACTAATGATATCTGCAAAATCATGGTTTAA
- a CDS encoding MBL fold metallo-hydrolase, producing MNIIELPVEFTYEEHHYHLYPSLIELNNELILVDTGYPGFLPLIENAIEKKGYDLRRLKYIVITHYDDDHIGALHDFKKKYPWVTVISSEREAVYISGEEKSERLEQAEALLAQMPEEQKAFGQSFVDLLTSLQHIPVDQTARDGEWLFGGACKVIATPGHTSGHISLHIPELDSVITGDAAYIEDNGTELLVANPQYCLDLPQAEKSLELLKSLKAKHYYCYHGGSLHI from the coding sequence ATGAACATTATCGAGCTTCCGGTTGAATTCACGTATGAAGAACACCATTATCACCTTTATCCGAGTCTAATTGAACTTAATAATGAGCTCATTCTGGTTGACACGGGCTATCCCGGGTTCCTGCCCCTTATTGAAAACGCTATAGAGAAAAAGGGGTATGACCTCAGGCGGCTGAAGTATATCGTGATCACCCACTACGATGATGACCATATTGGGGCTTTACATGATTTTAAGAAAAAATACCCGTGGGTGACGGTAATCTCCAGCGAACGGGAAGCCGTCTATATCAGCGGCGAGGAGAAATCAGAAAGGCTGGAACAGGCAGAGGCTTTGCTTGCCCAAATGCCTGAGGAGCAGAAGGCCTTCGGCCAGTCGTTCGTTGACCTGCTGACAAGCCTGCAGCATATTCCGGTCGATCAGACTGCCCGGGACGGGGAGTGGCTGTTTGGCGGGGCATGCAAGGTAATAGCAACACCCGGACACACGTCAGGCCATATCTCCCTGCATATACCGGAGCTGGACAGCGTGATTACAGGTGATGCTGCCTACATAGAGGACAATGGCACAGAGCTGCTGGTAGCGAATCCTCAGTACTGCCTCGACCTGCCGCAGGCGGAGAAATCCCTGGAGCTGCTGAAAAGCCTTAAGGCGAAGCATTATTACTGCTATCATGGCGGATCGTTACATATATAA
- a CDS encoding GNAT family N-acetyltransferase, which yields MIHCRVATVKDLDIIVQMLADDELGRTRERYETPLPESYSAAFQAIDTDPNNELIVACLGDEAVGVLQLTFTPYLTHQGSWRATIEGVRTASSVRGKGIGSKLILWAVERAKERGCHMIQLTTDTTRGDALRFYEHLGFKATHTGLKMKL from the coding sequence ATGATTCATTGCAGAGTAGCGACAGTAAAGGATCTGGACATCATTGTGCAAATGCTTGCGGACGACGAATTAGGCAGAACAAGAGAGCGTTACGAGACCCCGCTTCCGGAGAGCTACTCTGCAGCCTTCCAAGCGATTGACACTGATCCGAATAATGAGCTGATAGTGGCTTGTTTAGGTGATGAGGCTGTAGGCGTACTTCAGCTTACATTTACCCCTTATTTAACCCATCAGGGCAGCTGGAGAGCGACAATTGAAGGGGTCCGCACTGCTTCATCCGTAAGGGGAAAAGGAATTGGAAGCAAACTGATTCTATGGGCGGTTGAGCGTGCCAAAGAGCGGGGCTGTCACATGATTCAGCTGACGACGGATACAACACGCGGTGATGCTTTGCGCTTTTATGAGCATCTGGGCTTTAAAGCAACTCACACCGGACTAAAAATGAAATTATAA